From one Enterococcus sp. DIV2402 genomic stretch:
- a CDS encoding PTS transporter subunit EIIC: protein MKKDNIKKGIQKFGRSLLLPIGVMAPIGMVMGLTNALTQSYMVEQLAWLGTPAVQAILNSLKTITSVVFENIPLLFAMGVAYGMAKIDKGIAVFSSVLGYVTLLIVVNVYLTLTGAIADVEVMSEVGQGIVLGIQTLKLDAAGGIIAGLVAAYCTDKYYKTQLPLAFAFFGGKKFVPIATFFYMIVVGFIIPIVWGLFTKFLIFISPIFMNDVFGVGVYWFAHRALIPFGLHHVLASIVRFTEAGGVYMIDGQQYIGILNAANKVLFDLGPDNAAWKLAPDLFKYLATGQMLTTLFRVPAIGLAMYHTAFLDNKKIAKGAILTVVLTAFLGNITEPLEFSFLFIAPQLFVVYAVLCGIMAIPLNFLNIGIGYIRGTIFDFGIFGLMYENTNWWNLLILGAINFVVFYFVFKFAIVRFNLETLGREKGLKNNTLLAEKQFDKIAAIVIQGLGGKENIKNVDNCVSRLRIDLKDQTKVDVEVVKDSGTSGVFFPQENHIHVVFGPYVEFVRNAVDDEMKKG, encoded by the coding sequence ATGAAAAAAGATAATATAAAGAAAGGAATACAAAAATTTGGTCGCTCGCTACTACTACCAATTGGGGTAATGGCTCCAATCGGTATGGTGATGGGATTAACGAATGCCTTAACACAAAGCTATATGGTTGAACAATTGGCATGGCTAGGCACGCCAGCTGTTCAAGCAATTTTAAATAGTTTAAAAACAATCACCAGCGTCGTATTTGAAAATATTCCGTTATTATTTGCCATGGGGGTTGCGTATGGAATGGCAAAAATTGATAAAGGAATTGCAGTGTTCTCTTCAGTTTTGGGATATGTGACCTTATTAATTGTTGTAAATGTTTATTTAACGCTCACTGGAGCTATAGCTGATGTTGAGGTAATGTCTGAAGTAGGACAAGGAATTGTTTTGGGGATTCAAACCTTGAAATTGGATGCAGCAGGTGGGATTATTGCTGGTTTAGTTGCTGCATATTGTACAGATAAATACTACAAGACACAATTACCACTAGCCTTTGCATTTTTTGGTGGAAAGAAATTTGTTCCGATTGCGACTTTCTTCTATATGATTGTCGTTGGGTTTATCATTCCGATTGTCTGGGGACTTTTTACTAAATTCTTAATCTTTATCTCACCAATCTTTATGAATGATGTTTTTGGTGTTGGTGTTTATTGGTTTGCACATCGAGCATTGATTCCATTTGGTTTGCATCATGTTTTAGCATCGATTGTTCGTTTTACTGAAGCGGGTGGGGTCTACATGATTGATGGCCAACAATATATTGGGATTTTAAATGCAGCAAACAAAGTATTGTTTGATTTAGGCCCAGATAATGCGGCTTGGAAATTAGCACCAGATTTATTCAAATATCTAGCAACTGGACAAATGTTGACTACATTATTCCGTGTTCCAGCAATTGGTTTGGCAATGTATCACACAGCCTTTTTAGATAATAAAAAAATTGCTAAAGGTGCTATTTTAACCGTTGTATTAACAGCTTTCTTAGGCAATATCACAGAACCATTAGAGTTTTCATTTCTATTTATCGCTCCACAATTGTTTGTTGTTTATGCGGTATTATGTGGAATTATGGCTATTCCATTGAACTTCTTAAATATCGGTATCGGTTATATTCGGGGAACTATTTTTGACTTTGGAATCTTTGGACTAATGTATGAAAATACAAACTGGTGGAATCTATTAATTTTAGGAGCAATTAACTTTGTTGTATTCTATTTTGTTTTCAAATTTGCGATTGTTCGCTTCAACTTAGAAACACTTGGGCGTGAAAAAGGCTTGAAAAACAATACGTTATTAGCTGAAAAACAATTTGATAAAATTGCGGCGATTGTTATTCAAGGTTTAGGTGGGAAAGAGAATATCAAAAATGTTGATAACTGTGTTTCTCGTTTACGTATTGACTTGAAAGATCAAACAAAAGTGGATGTAGAAGTGGTCAAGGATTCAGGAACATCCGGTGTATTTTTCCCACAAGAGAATCATATACACGTTGTATTTGGTCCTTATGTAGAATTTGTCCGCAATGCTGTGGACGATGAAATGAAGAAGGGGTGA